From the genome of Podospora pseudoanserina strain CBS 124.78 chromosome 7 map unlocalized CBS124.78p_7.2, whole genome shotgun sequence, one region includes:
- a CDS encoding uncharacterized protein (EggNog:ENOG503P5DU) gives MLFKRGSSQMDEGHWGTSIPNSRAAEKSKAAVKIDRRRREGLRGKKVSQRQARQLDGWELNSRGECGLPAKGGLDLFINLMRPQVDMLWPVQDLLPSAAWAAEFKSDIAKTPQLLLPHDMSFNTTSLLNTNGVDESGSQHLPPSGLGIYDQRAFPMRSGSIGNSTTFLAADEQTGLNRSSPYVSVSHYSHPQSQPTDPRTNWHQSTTANLLSEQGLSNPSYWQQSGEPAAVTSFVSSQGGDHWDQETGFGANAVMMEYNQSHHYTLGHNTLPQTDHGLGHGLPLQDLPFSAPSAMSEDDDFDYLSNPFPNMLYDSSSGSFSSTGASDMFEAMALRDSSEPLRSPWPASKEHLGNKTLPCIRPASPHQADAWIWNPNSVQNHLPMFQSCACDSDLPHASSSESIRTSFLADSSSTATSSYPMEIAEQHRPSKGRKTLPDRPVPRLLAAAVLKSNDKPATPQGSKSRRSKSSAEPMSPSVRKTSKLAAKPRHPAALPALTPNPRTRSQSSPGPSPSLYEAGEEVTEAELADRKAKDEFLIASRQKGMTYKQIRQEGGYTEAESTLRGRYRALTKSREERVRKPEWSEIDLILLERGVRELSPPTSNRDTNSEGPQSTKVPWKRVAEYIVQNGGSYHFGNSTCRKKWDELVREQTALGKDPRVPFFEQNTRVMRAAFGDMLRGQGGGCRYGRE, from the exons ATGCTTTTCAAGCGGGGCTCTTCACAAATGGACGAAGGTCATTGGGGCACGTCCATCCCCAATTCGAGAGCAGCAGAGAAGTCGAAAGCAGCGGTGAAGATAgacaggagaaggagagaggggCTCCGTGGCAAGAAGGTCAGCCAAAGACAAGCAAGACAGTTGGATGGTTGGGAGTTGAACAGCAGAGGCGAGTGCGGTCTGCCGGCGAAGGGCGGCCTCGACTTGTTTATCAACTTGATGAGACCCCAGGTAGATATGCTCTGGCCTGTACAGGACCTTCTTCCTTCTGCAGCTTGGGCAGCAGAATTCAAGTCAGACATCGCTAAAACACCACAGCTCCTCCTGCCCCACGACATGTCTTTCAACACGACCTCGctgctcaacaccaacgggGTCGATGAGAGTGGATCCCAGCACTTGCCACCTTCTGGCCTTGGGATTTACGATCAGAGAGCTTTTCCGATGCGATCAGGCAGCATAGGAAACAGTACAACTTTTCTG GCAGCAGACGAACAGACTGGTTTGAATCGCTCTTCACCTTATGTTTCAGTTTCACATTATTCCCACCCTCAGTCTCAGCCAACAGATCCGAGGACAAACTGGCATCAGTCGACCACCGCAAACCTTCTTTCTGAACAGggcctctccaacccctcctaTTGGCAACAGAGCGGTGAACCGGCCGCGGTAACTTCGTTTGTCTCTTCTCAGGGTGGAGACCACTGGGATCAAGAGACCGGGTTCGGAGCCAACgctgtgatgatggagtACAATCAGAGCCATCACTACACCTTGGGCCACAACACGCTCCCACAAACGGACCATGGGCTGGGTCATGGACTTCCTCTGCAAGACCTCCCATTCTCTGCTCCAAGTGCGATgtcggaggatgatgacTTCGACTATCTCAGCAACCCATTTCCAAATATGCTTTACGATTCCTCCAGCGGCAGCTTCTCGTCAACTGGCGCGTCAGACATGTTTGAAGCCATGGCTCTGAGAGACAGCAGCGAACCTCTTCGATCCCCCTGGCCAGCGTCGAAAGAGCACCTCGGGAACAAGACGCTTCCGTGCATCAGACCTGCTTCTCCACACCAAGCCGATGCTTGGATCTGGAACCCGAACTCGGTACAAAATCATCTGCCCATGTTTCAATCCTGTGCCTGCGACTCTGATCTTCCCCATGCCTCATCGTCCGAGTCCATCCGAACAAGCTTTCTGGCGGACTCGTCCTCTACTGCTACGTCCTCTTATCCCATGGAAATCGCCGAGCAACACCGCCCGTCCAAAGGACGCAAGACTCTACCTGATCGACCGGTGCCACGCCTACTGGCAGCTGCCGTGCTCAAGAGCAATGACAAGCCGGCCACCCCTCAAGGAAGCAAGTCTCGCCGGTCAAAGAGCTCAGCCGAGCCCATGTCACCTTCAGTCAGAAAGACCAGCAAGCTGGCCGCCAAACCGAGACATCCCGCAGCTCTGCCAGCCTTGACACCGAACCCTCGCACTCGTTCTCAATCTTCGCCAGGTCCGAGTCCATCCTTGTACGAAGCCGGCGAAGAAGTGACCGAGGCCGAGTTGGCCGATCGCAAGGCCAAGGACGAGTTCCTTATCGCCAGCCGGCAAAAGGGAATGACGTACAAGCAGATCCGGCAGGAGGGTGGCTACACTGAGGCCGAGTCGACTCTTCGAGGCCGGTATCGTGCTCTGACCAAGAgtagggaggagagggtgaggaagccGGAGTGGTCCGAGATAGAT TTGATCCTTCTTGAGCGAGGTGTCCGCGAGCTATCACCCCCTACCTCGAATCGTGACACTAATTCGGAGGGTCCACAGTCGACCAAGGTTCCGTGGAAGAGGGTGGCCGAGTATATTGTCCAGAACGGGGGCAGCTATCACTTTGGTAATTCGACTTGCCGTAAGAAGTGGGATgagttggtgagggagcagACGGCGCTGGGCAAGGATCCCAGGGTGCCGTTCTTTGAGCAGAATACCAGAGTCATGAGAGCGGCTTTTGGGGACATGCTGCGGGGGcaaggaggtggttgtcggtATGGTCGTGAGTGA
- a CDS encoding uncharacterized protein (EggNog:ENOG503NX3N; COG:V), translating to MALRIFITGGTGFIGSQVVLDALKAGHQLRLSVRREAQVEEVKARFPQHASKLDFAVIPNIDNAEAIRSALSNDINAIFHLASPIPGKGDDFKTEYLQPAVAGTEAILNAAAETPAVKRVIIMSSILALMPPDSMNTPGLEVKAGINPTLAINPEMSFPSGPAGHGAKYATSKILAHRATIGWMRVHEPQFSLVTLHPTFVLGRDLTQQTSKPNGVNAYLMATLTNPPGGKPVVPASMVDVRDVSLTVLRSLDVELGREELVTEYLVVGDPTCYDDVVEFVKTKYPAIPVNTEGPYDEPFTVDTSRTEKELGITRWHSMEEMVSSVLDQQLEIRGREGMAAL from the exons ATGGCGTTGCGAATCTTCATCACCGGCGGCACCGGCTTCATCGGCTCTCAAGTCGTGCTCGATGCCCTCAAGGCGGGCCACCAACTTCGCTTGAGTGTCAGGCGGGAGGCTcaagttgaggaggtcaaggcaCGGTTCCCCCAGCACGCTTCCAAGCTCGACTTTGCCGTCATCCCCAACATCGACAACGCCGAGGCAATTCGGTCCGCTCTGTCCAACGACATCAATGCCATCTTCCATCTCGCCTCACCCATACCAGGCAAAGGTGACGACTTCAAGACTGAATATCTGCAACCCGCTGTTGCAGGGACTGAAGCAATATTAAATGCTGCTGCGGAGACGCCGGCCGTGAAGAGAGTAATCATCATGTCGtccatcttggccttgatgccCCCGGACAGCATGAACACCCCTGGTCTGGAAGTCAAAG CCGGTATCAATCCAACCCTTGCCATCAACCCGGAGATGTCCTTCCCGTCTGGCCCCGCGGGCCATGGAGCCAAGTACGCAACCTCCAAGATCCTCGCTCATCGAGCCACTATTGGATGGATGCGGGTTCATGAGCCTCAGTTCTCCTTAGTGACGTTGCATCCGACCTTTGTCCTCGGGAGGGATCTCACCCAACAGACATCCAAACCAAACGGCGTCAATGCCTATCTCATGGCAactctcaccaacccccctgGTGGCAAGCCGGTTGTGCCTGCGTCAATGGTGGATGTCCGTGATGTAAGCTTGACGGTGCTGCGAAGTCTTGATGTGGAGTTGGGTCGGGAAGAGTTGGTGACTGAAtacttggtggttggggacCCAACATGCtatgatgatgttgtggagTTTGTCAAGACAAAATATCCCGCCATACCCGTCAACACTGAGGGCCCATACGACGAGCCTTTCACTGTCGATACGAGCCGTACCGAGAAGGAGCTCGGCATCACTCGATGGCACAgcatggaggagatggtaTCGAGTGTTTTGGATCAGCAGCTGGAAATTCGGGGCCGGGAAGGAATGGCAGCATTGTGA
- a CDS encoding uncharacterized protein (COG:S; EggNog:ENOG503P4ED), with protein sequence MPPRHHYSTNPCRQINLWRDMSYIIVALIKTKCYKRAWLLSNSWHLSLFTSKQHHPSHHLPPPNHTMPLWLIYHPPQTFTTPESKSALVKSITSIYTSSGLPAFYVVINFIPLSPDDNTFIGGEPSSARSKPFIRFVAEHIAVHVSQNPDRQERTIKRIDDALRPHVEEKGYDWEWHVDETPRALWKINGFVPPPFGSKAEKEWAELNRPVPWEEEEKEGKQRGDRRYVVSM encoded by the exons ATGCCACCTCGGCATCATTATTCAACAAATCCATGCCGACAAATCAATCTCTGGCGTGATATGTCGTACATTATAGTTGCCCTAATCAAGACGAAATGTTACAAAAGAGCATGGCTGCTCTCCAATAGCTGGCACCTCTCACTCTTCACTTCCAAACAGCATCACCCCTCTCACCATctaccacccccaaaccacaCCATGCCCCTCTGGCTCATctaccaccccccccaaaccttcaccacccccgaaTCCAAATCCGCCCTCGTCAAATCCATAACCTCAATCtacacctcctccggcctcCCCGCCTTCTACGTAgtcatcaacttcatccccctctcccccgatGACAACACCTTCATCGGCGGGGAGCCCTCCTCTGCCCGATCCAAACCCTTCATCCGCTTTGTAGCCGAGCACATCGCCGTCCACGTCAGTCAAAACCCCGACCGTCAAGAGCGAACAATCAAGCGGATCGACGACGCTTTGCGACCGcatgtggaggagaaggggtaTGACTGGGAGTGGCACGTTGACGAGACGCCTAGGGCGTTGTGGAAGATCAATGGCTTTGTTCCGCCTCCTT TTGGGagcaaggccgagaaggagtgGGCTGAGTTGAACAGGCCTGTgccgtgggaggaggaggaaaaggagggaaaACAAAGGGGTGATCGGAGGTATGTGGTATCGATGTGA
- a CDS encoding uncharacterized protein (EggNog:ENOG503NWZ8; COG:I) — protein MRGMWVSRRFLLRRRARVLGGEVVGGHDISGHVFLLVLGSCFLLQEVGWVVGRWVRFVREERAVVMADGAVKGATAEVEREVRYQGEDVGRGTGVMEGLGHGGKVAVGVVGLCAWMLLMTAIYFHTWFEKLTGLLVALTALYTTYILPRNVPTLRSIIGLPGI, from the exons ATGCGGGGGATGTGGGTGTCAAGGAGGTTTTTACTGCGGCGGCGTGCAAGAGTgctggggggggaggtggtcggGGGCCATGATATCTCGGGGCATGTGtttttgttggtgctggggaGTTGTTTTTTGTTGCaggaggttgggtgggttgttggaaggtgggtgaggtttgtgagggaggagagggcggttgTGATGGCTGATGGGGCGGTTAAGGGGGCgacggcggaggtggagagggaggtgaggtatcaaggggaggatgtggggagggggacgggggtgatggaggggttggggcatggggggaaggtggcggtgggagtggtggggttgtgtgcttggatgttgttgatgacggcGATTTATTTCCATACTTGGTTTGAGAAG CTCACTGGGCTGCTTGTCGCCTTGACGGCTCTGTACACTACGTATATTCTCCCCCGGAACGTGCCCACCCTCAGGAGCATCATTGGGTTGCCCGGGATTTGA
- a CDS encoding uncharacterized protein (EggNog:ENOG503NW2N; COG:G; CAZy:GH55), which produces MSCPRVIASITPGWYCCHGGPCRACTCVVQDSSDHGAAIHLPPAMNAHHHYEIAGTTTMGLSKLSTLLLLAIGVVSPSVAAPAPRQESGWWLSTIKRQGNAAFNADPANYKVFRNVQDYGAKGDGATDDTEAINRAISDQNRCGLGCTSQTTTPGLVYFPPGTYRVSKPIIPYYYTQMVGDAINPPTLKATADFEGMAVIDADPYENDGRNWWTNQNNFFRQVRNFVIDIKDMPFDKGAGIHWQVAQATSLHNIVFNMREDGGSANKQLGIFMDNGSGGFMVDLTFNGGQYGAFFGNQQFTTRNLTFNRCQTAIYMNWNWAWTFQDVHINDCQVGIDMSNGGPEGQTVGSVLMVDSVFTNTPTGIKTAYNPDSPQTNGTLILDNVDFSGSQQAVLNNATQSVILEGNQKVDFFVQGKTYGGAVSGAAAGRAVQSAQQNVRKPASLLDQATGKVFTRTKPQYEDVPVGNFVSVKSQGAKGDGKTDDTDAIQKIFDSVTPDQVVYFDHGAYIITKTVKVPKDIKITGEIWPLILAGGDQFFKDQANPKPVFQVGQPGDVGNVEMSDLIFGTAGPQPGAIIMEWNVKGTTPGAAGLWDVHTRIGGYRGTELELEQCAKNPNVTNTIPEQCFGSFMMLHIPAGGSAYLENTWYWVADHSLEPEAKDGQIDVFNGRGVLIEGEGPVWGWATASEHSVLQNYQFNNASNIWLALIQTETPYFQGNPDATKPFTVNPTYADPDFEKSCANSSDPTCKRAWGVRAINSKDIFIYGAGLYSFFDNYGQDCVKSQDCQVNMVSLEDSAVHFYGLSTKASVNMLTVNGEGVALDKDNRNNFCATLALFTSEPQAQAA; this is translated from the exons ATGAGCTGTCCAAGAGTCatcgcctccatcaccccAG GTTGGTACTGCTGTCACGGCGGACCTTGTCGTGCTTGTACCTGCGTGGTGCAAGACAGCAGTGATCATGGGGCGGCTATTCACTTGCCACCAGCTATGAATGCC CACCACCATTACGAGATAGCTGGCACTACCACGATGGGTCTCTCAAAACTCTCCACGTTACTATTACTGGCGATAGGGGTCGTCTCACCTTCCGTTGCGGCCCCAGCCCCTCGCCAGGAATCTGGCTGGTGGCTCAGTACCATCAAGCGGCAAGGTAACGCTGCCTTCAACGCCGACCCTGCCAACTACAAGGTCTTCCGCAATGTTCAAGACTACGGTGCCAAGGGCGATGGCGCCACCGATGATACCGAGGCCATCAACAGGGCCATCAGCGACCAGAACCGCTGTGGTCTCGGCTGCACCTCTCAGACCACGACCCCCGGTCTTGTGTACTTCCCTCCCGGCACCTACCGCGTCAGCAAGCCGATCATTCCCTACTACTACACCCAGATGGTCGGTGATGCCATCAACCCTCCGACTCTCAAGGCCACCGCCGACTTTGAAGGCATGGCCGTGATTGACGCTGATCCCTACGAGAATGACGGCCGCAACTGGTGGACCAACCAGAACAACTTCTTCCGCCAGGTCCGCAACTTTGTCATCGACATCAAGGACATGCCTTTCGACAAGGGTGCCGGCATCCACTGGCAGGTCGCCCAGGCCACCAGTCTGCACAATATTGTCTTCAACATGCGTGAGGACGGTGGTTCCGCGAACAAGCAGCTGGGTATCTTCATGGACAACGGCTCCGGCGGTTTCATGGTTGATCTTACCTTCAATGGTGGCCAGTATGGTGCCTTCTTTGGCAATCAGCAGTTCACTACCCGCAACCTCACCTTCAACCGCTGCCAGACTGCCATCTATATGAACTGGAACTGGGCTTGGACTTTCCAGGACGTTCACATCAACGACTGCCAAGTCGGTATTGACATGTCCAACGGTGGGCCTGAGGGTCAGACTGTCGGGTCTGTCTTGATGGTTGACAGCGTTTTTACCAACACCCCAACCGGTATCAAGACTGCCTACAACCCCGATTCTCCCCAGACCAATGGCACCCTCATTCTGGACAACGTTGACTTCTCGGGTTCTCAGCAGGCTGTTCTGAACAATGCCACCCAGTCTGTGATTCTCGAGGGCAACCAAAAGGTGGACTTTTTCGTCCAAGGCAAGACCTACGGCGGAGCTGTCAGCGGAGCTGCTGCCGGCCGTGCTGTACAAAGCGCCCAGCAGAACGTCCGGAAGCCTGCCTCTCTGCTCGACCAGGCCACTGGCAAGGTCTTCACCCGCACCAAGCCTCAATACGAGGACGTCCCGGTTGGCAACTTTGTCAGCGTCAAGTCCCAAGGTGCCAAGGGCGATGGCAAGACGGACGACACCGACGCCATCCAGAAGATCTTTGACAGCGTTACTCCTGATCAAGTTGTCTACTTTGACCATGGTGCCTACATCATTACCAAGACTGTCAAGGTCCCCAAGGACATCAAAATCACTGGCGAGATTTGGCCTCTGATCCTTGCTGGAGGTGACCAGTTCTTCAAGGACCAggccaaccccaagcccgtCTTCCAGGTTGGCCAGCCCGGTGATGTTGGCAACGTTGAGATGTCTGATCTCATCTTCGGCACTGCTGGTCCCCAGCCTggcgccatcatcatggagTGGAACGTCAAGGGTACTACGCCTGGCGCTGCCGGCCTCTGGGATGTCCACACCCGCATCGGTGGGTACCGCGGCACCGAGCTTGAACTGGAGCAGTGTGCAAAGAACCCCAacgtcaccaacaccattcCCGAGCAGTGCTTTGGTTCTTTCATGATGCTCCACATCCCGGCTGGTGGCAGCGCCTACCTCGAGAACACGTGGTATTGGGTCGCCGACCACTCTCTCGAGCCCGAGGCCAAGGACGGTCAGATTGACGTCTTCAACGGCCGCGGTGTTCTCATCGAGGGAGAAGGACCCGTCTGGGGCTGGGCCACCGCCTCTGAGCACTCGGTCCTCCAAAACTACCAGTTCAACAACGCCTCCAACATCTGGCTCGCCCTCATCCAGACCGAGACCCCGTACTTCCAAGGCAACCCTGACGCGACCAAGCCCTTCACCGTCAACCCCACCTATGCCGACCCTGACTTTGAGAAGTCGTGCGCCAACTCGAGCGACCCGACCTGCAAGAGAGCGTGGGGTGTCCGGGCTATTAACTCCAAGGACATCTTCATCTACGGCGCGGGTCTCTACTCCTTCTTTGACAACTACGGCCAGGACTGCGTCAAGAGCCAGGACTGCCAGGTCAACATGGTGTCTCTCGAGGACTCGGCGGTGCACTTTTACGGCCTTAGCACCAAGGCCAGCGTCAACATGTTGACTGTCAACGGCGAGGGCGTTGCTctcgacaaggacaacaGGAACAACTTTTGCGCCACCCTTGCGCTGTTCACGTCGGAGCCTCAGGCCCAGGCTGCCTAG